TTTCAAGGGAGTAGGAATTGGGGCAGTCCTAATCGCCAAATCAGGACCACATTATCCGATCTCAGCTAAGATAAGGTCCCCCTGTACAAATAATATGGTAGAGTACGAGGTGTGCAACCTCGGGATTAGGATGGCGTCGATATGAACATTAAGGAACGTTTGGTCATATGAGGTTCTGATTTGCTGATCCACTAAGTTCAGGGCGAATGGaccaccaagaatgtcaagatagTTCCATACTTGCATTGTGTAAAGGAATTATGTAAGAAGTTCACCAAGATCGTGTTCAAGCATGTCCCCAGAATTCAGAATACGTTTGCCGATGCTTTCGCAATGCTATCATCCATGATTCAACACCCGAACAAGAATTACATCGACCCCATCGAGATAAAGATCCAAGATCAGCATGCATACTATTTCCTCGTAGATGAAGagccagtgtcacgacccaaaatcccaccttgaGGGTCGTGAACCCACCTAGTCCCTAGAacaaggtaagcctaacacatgctgagttATTAATATATTTAAACCATTTAACCATTAAAACATAAACCTGTAAATGACATACATATCTAAAAACGATCAATAGTTGTAATGTTTCCCAAAATCAGTAGTACGgaatcataagctctactgagtacACTAAAATCTCTTAATACACCATTGTTCCGAAATGGAAATAAACAATAGTAATGAAagacaacagaaggtgactctgaggcatgcGAATGCAATGGcgagtataccttgaagtctctgcaaCAACTCACAATCAGCTAATTAATAACCGGCACGctccgaggtacctggatctgcacaaaactgtGTAAAAGCttagcatgagtacatcacagcagtacctagtaagtattaagactaacctcaacagagtagtgatgaggtaccaGTCAaaacacctactagacataataacctatGAAaagtattaatataaagctaacagaggaacaaatatcaatacaagcTAAGCATGGAGAGAATAACAATTTAAGCTAGCAATGGAAAGTAAAATCAACAAATGGCAACAAGGGATAACCAGGTGATAATGCAGCAAAATAATCGGAACACAGTTAGAGTACCAGTGAaaccaattaaggaaaataaatgaCAACCAAATAATACAGTCGTTCTAACACCagatttacaacaagaatcaccccgaggtaccacaccttatAATGACATATCACGAGTCCCATATCACGAATCATATacacatggcacctcgtgcccatattatcaatcacaaccgcatggacaactcacgtgctacacggacaacacacgtgccaatatcacaatccacccggcgAGGTCACAGGCTCACTATCACAACCCGACatgatcacatgctcaatatcccAATCAACCCGCGTGGACACATGCTAACAGTCCAACCATATCGCAGAGAAAGCAAATTTACAAGAATACATGTGCTTGGTCAAAGAATAGCAAGTTTCACACTCCtgaactggtataaatgacatgttacgatgcaagtgtactatcacaacccaagtcaacaagtattATTAGATAtgtcacaccatcacacgaatatcatcaataatatgcccccaggccatcacatatcatccccgaCATAACCCCCGTTGTCTCGCCGCGTGTACAACTATatagtaaatgcccgccttgtctcgccacatatgcaatatcaataataacaatagcacagcAGAATCTCGTGCAAACACTCCGACAATCCTCTCAAGAGACCCACATGTGCCAAaaacacaacaacacaacataaccaCTCGCATCACACATGCCCATGTGCCGCAATATTGCCATAACAATAATACCAACACCACAACAATACATATCACATGGCTTaacaaaaatgagtaaaaaaacaacaacaataacacaatagtatGGAAAGTAAATCAATAATAAAAGATGTAACatataataacaacttcaattaaagcatataagagtaaactagacaataaaagatataacatgatatGACGACTTCATTTAAATGCATATAAGAAGCCTAAGAGTTTAAACcagtcaattttcacatataaggttgtatacacactcgtcacctcgtgtacacgtcttccacgtaattcaaatagtgcaattaAACCAAACCCtatggggtagtttcccccacataaagttaggcaagatacttacctaaaaagccctcaatcaatactctaaaaatgtttTTCCTCTAAAATTCTCCTCCGCACTGCTCAAATCtgaccaaaaatgacttaatatcatcaaacaatgcaagagaaatcaatttcgatgaataaagctaagatctttacacaattccccaaaagGCAACCCCGGGACTGCCgggtcaaaatccgagtccaagggtagatctcgactacccataaccctacgagtccatatatgtattttgttttcaaacttgAGTCCAATTCGTCTCTCAAATCtcaaacttttattttttaaaatatagacaaaaatccccaaaatttcccttcaaatctcatgatttagatgttaaatctcatatataatcatgtgaTATAATTGAAAATAGATCAAAATAACTTACCCAATAATTGTATGTGAAAATCCCTACTCAAAATTGCTTCCTAtcgagtctagggttccaaaatatgataaaatgaagttAAGTCCTATTTTTCAGCCCTTTTGTTCAGGtgcagaagtcgcaaatgcgacccaggGTTCGCAAATACGGACAATCCATCGCAAAAGCGGTGCTTGATGAACCTAGGAAAAATTGCAAATGCGACCCTGACTTCGCATCAGGaccttcgcaaaagcgatcatgtgatcgcaaatgcgatcaagctAGTCCAGGCCCCCCATCGCAAAATCAAACAAAATGTTCACAAATGAGAACTAGTCAGTTTCCATAGACCTTGCAAATACGAACaatatctcgcatttgcgaggcctgAGGAACCAGCAAAAGTGCAACCACTCAAATACTCTGGAAtgtatctgaaactcacccgagcccccggggctccacaccaaccaaccacacaagtataaaaatgtcatacaaactcgctcgcgtgatcaaaacaccaaaataacattcCTAACCATGAATCGGACTTCAAAATACATT
This sequence is a window from Nicotiana tomentosiformis chromosome 5, ASM39032v3, whole genome shotgun sequence. Protein-coding genes within it:
- the LOC138892386 gene encoding uncharacterized protein, encoding MQILLSEFNIVYVMQKAIKGQELVDHLVKNSVDKDYKTLTTYFLDEKVIFVGEDISESCPGWRMFFDGAANFKGVGIGAVLIAKSGPHYPISAKIRSPCTNNMVEYEGEWTTKNVKIVPYLHCVKELCKKFTKIVFKHVPRIQNTFADAFAMLSSMIQHPNKNYIDPIEIKIQDQHAYYFLVDEEPVSRPKIPP